One window from the genome of Breoghania sp. L-A4 encodes:
- a CDS encoding sulfotransferase, which produces MYGDRALDRALTLLETDRAAEALPILEEISQREPKNAQVNFALGIACTDAGDNLAALGYLRKASRVGKKHAPIFEHLARVEYKLGHLQEALKSAQIALSLDATNPDTHVAIGDIYTELRRPVMAKNAYERALKLAPEHVDALLALAEQYRSSGDLEAARDLFERTREVAPDSAAALAGLADLQRFKQRPALLDEIEGLLARDKQPAPHARALLHWAAGKIEDDLDEPAAAFRHFEAARPDHYPPYDHTRYEAFVDALIGLVTPQFLEERRDAALTSEKPVFIVGMPRSGTTLIEQILGRHSRAQAAGELSFFFNARLELGYRPDAPEPHLERIAHIEPKELNRIGRRYLAKLDAIDGKAKRVIDKFPHNFEQLWMLALLFPRATFIHAKRDPADTCASILSKPLRAAHRYSRSQTDLGRYYRAYRKLMDHWHSVLPVKIRDQSYEALIAEQETESRSLLAHAGLDWEDACLEFYKGDSPVATFSQQQVRQPIYNTSIRRWVRYKDEIGVLLDALGDLAPTDR; this is translated from the coding sequence ATGTATGGCGACCGGGCACTTGACCGCGCGCTCACTCTTCTTGAGACCGACCGGGCTGCCGAGGCGTTACCGATTCTCGAAGAAATCAGCCAGCGCGAGCCGAAGAACGCGCAAGTCAATTTCGCACTGGGGATCGCGTGTACCGATGCAGGCGACAATCTCGCCGCGCTCGGCTATCTCCGCAAAGCCTCACGCGTCGGCAAGAAACATGCGCCGATCTTCGAGCACCTTGCTCGCGTCGAATACAAGCTCGGGCACCTCCAGGAGGCACTGAAGTCAGCGCAAATCGCGTTGTCACTCGACGCGACGAATCCGGACACGCACGTGGCAATCGGAGACATTTATACCGAACTGCGCCGCCCCGTCATGGCCAAGAACGCCTATGAGCGCGCCTTGAAGCTTGCCCCCGAGCATGTCGATGCATTGCTCGCCCTGGCCGAGCAATACCGCTCATCCGGTGATCTGGAAGCCGCGAGAGACCTGTTCGAGCGCACGAGAGAAGTCGCTCCGGACAGCGCGGCCGCCCTGGCCGGGCTCGCGGACCTGCAACGCTTCAAGCAACGCCCGGCGCTACTTGACGAAATCGAGGGTTTGCTGGCACGTGACAAACAGCCCGCTCCGCATGCGAGGGCCCTCCTGCACTGGGCGGCCGGCAAGATCGAGGACGATCTCGACGAACCGGCTGCCGCCTTCCGCCATTTCGAAGCCGCAAGGCCGGACCATTATCCGCCCTACGACCACACGCGCTACGAAGCTTTTGTCGACGCACTGATCGGACTCGTCACGCCACAGTTTCTGGAAGAACGGCGAGATGCCGCGCTGACCTCGGAAAAACCGGTCTTCATCGTCGGCATGCCACGCTCCGGCACGACCCTGATCGAGCAAATCCTTGGCCGCCATTCCCGGGCACAAGCTGCCGGCGAACTGTCCTTCTTCTTCAACGCGCGGCTCGAACTGGGGTATCGGCCGGATGCACCGGAACCCCATCTGGAACGCATAGCCCACATCGAACCGAAGGAACTGAACAGGATCGGCCGCCGCTACCTTGCCAAACTCGACGCGATCGATGGAAAAGCAAAGCGGGTCATCGACAAATTCCCGCACAACTTCGAGCAGCTTTGGATGCTGGCTCTGCTGTTTCCCAGAGCCACGTTCATCCACGCGAAGCGCGACCCCGCCGATACCTGCGCCTCGATTCTGAGCAAGCCGCTGCGTGCCGCGCATCGATACAGCCGCAGTCAGACGGATCTCGGCCGCTACTACCGCGCCTATCGCAAACTCATGGACCATTGGCACTCAGTTCTGCCGGTGAAAATCCGCGACCAATCCTACGAAGCGCTGATTGCCGAGCAGGAGACCGAAAGCCGTTCACTCCTGGCCCATGCGGGCCTTGATTGGGAAGACGCCTGCCTCGAGTTCTACAAGGGAGATTCACCGGTCGCGACCTTCAGCCAGCAGCAAGTCCGGCAGCCGATATACAATACGTCGATCAGACGTTGGGTCCGGTACAAAGATGAGATCGGAGTCCTGCTCGACGCCCTCGGCGACCTTGCGCCGACTGATCGGTGA
- a CDS encoding sulfotransferase gives MHSQQAESMFQAALDLLEENRVDDATPLLRTLHEQSPRDARVNFSLGITAHRAGDDAACLKHLKWAAAVAKKKAIVFEELARAHMRAGETKEAIDAARKAIALAPKNPDMHAVLGDVYQGVDRALLAERSYQRALELSPDHVAALTGLADLRITAGEPKEAEALLRRATQSPTGDGSIAYIPLSQLRKREKHADDLPAVERELATDGHRNAREIGRLHFAAAVMADQEDEVSRAFEHYEKGHQGFYPPYRVETYAAHVDNARALFTKEFFLERRDAAFETRKPVFVVGMPRSGTTLAEQIISRHSQAAGAGELGFFNQQNLALGFRMATPAEFTKNVLSLTTRDLTRIGRKYLAQLDQLAPKAERVVDKMPHNFESLWLLALLFPNATFIHCTREPADTCVSIFTTPLKPSHRYNRSQRTLGLYYRDYRKLMTHWHETLPVTVHDHSYEAVIADQEAQSRALIAHTGLEWEDACLEFYKGEEAVKTFSREQVRQPIYASSVARWQRYEAHIGPLLAALGDLAPKPR, from the coding sequence ATGCATAGCCAACAAGCCGAATCCATGTTCCAGGCGGCCCTCGACCTGCTGGAGGAAAACCGCGTCGACGACGCGACACCGCTGTTGCGCACCCTGCACGAACAATCACCGCGGGATGCGCGCGTCAATTTCTCGCTTGGCATCACCGCGCACAGGGCCGGTGACGACGCGGCCTGCCTCAAGCATCTGAAATGGGCAGCGGCGGTCGCGAAGAAAAAGGCCATCGTCTTCGAGGAACTGGCCCGCGCCCACATGCGCGCAGGGGAAACCAAGGAGGCGATCGACGCGGCGCGAAAGGCCATCGCGCTGGCGCCGAAAAATCCGGACATGCACGCCGTGCTGGGAGATGTATATCAAGGTGTGGACCGCGCACTGCTTGCCGAAAGGTCGTACCAGCGCGCGCTCGAGCTCAGCCCGGACCATGTGGCTGCTCTGACCGGATTGGCCGACCTCCGCATCACCGCTGGCGAACCGAAGGAAGCCGAGGCGCTGCTGCGCCGCGCGACGCAGTCCCCGACCGGTGACGGCTCGATCGCCTATATCCCGTTGTCGCAGCTCAGAAAACGCGAGAAACATGCAGACGACCTGCCGGCGGTTGAACGGGAGCTTGCAACCGACGGGCATCGCAACGCGCGGGAAATCGGCCGTCTGCACTTCGCCGCCGCGGTGATGGCCGATCAGGAGGACGAGGTGTCCCGGGCGTTCGAGCACTATGAGAAAGGTCACCAAGGCTTCTACCCGCCCTATCGCGTCGAGACCTACGCCGCCCATGTCGACAACGCGCGCGCCCTGTTCACCAAGGAGTTCTTTCTCGAACGCCGGGACGCCGCCTTCGAGACCCGCAAACCCGTCTTCGTCGTCGGCATGCCGCGTTCGGGCACGACGCTCGCAGAACAGATCATCAGCCGCCATTCACAGGCGGCCGGGGCGGGCGAACTCGGTTTCTTCAACCAGCAGAACCTGGCGCTCGGGTTCCGCATGGCCACTCCGGCGGAATTCACGAAAAACGTCCTTTCCCTGACAACGCGGGACCTGACGCGCATCGGGCGCAAGTATCTGGCGCAACTGGATCAACTGGCACCCAAGGCGGAGCGTGTCGTCGACAAGATGCCGCACAACTTCGAATCTCTCTGGCTCCTCGCGCTGCTGTTTCCCAACGCCACCTTTATCCACTGCACGCGCGAGCCGGCGGACACTTGTGTCTCGATTTTCACGACACCGCTAAAGCCATCGCACCGGTACAATCGCAGCCAGAGGACACTGGGGCTCTACTACCGCGACTACCGCAAACTGATGACGCACTGGCACGAGACGCTTCCGGTCACCGTTCATGACCATTCCTACGAGGCCGTGATCGCCGATCAGGAAGCACAAAGCCGCGCGCTGATCGCCCATACCGGTCTCGAATGGGAAGACGCCTGCCTGGAATTCTACAAGGGTGAGGAAGCGGTCAAGACGTTCAGCAGGGAACAGGTGCGGCAACCGATCTACGCATCATCGGTCGCACGCTGGCAGCGCTACGAAGCGCATATCGGCCCCCTGCTGGCAGCCCTCGGCGATCTCGCTCCAAAGCCCCGATAA
- a CDS encoding GGDEF domain-containing protein, whose product MVVSNSMLLLTQAVFYFGVMSALLHGRKRFGLGLFLCALGVMHFLETYLASVFYIELPFGIISPGSTVLFSGKLLMILLLYIKEDATVVRQPIYGLLIGNFLIVGLVMILRNHEVINVVPDRLPDIDFLDEIGWLMVWGTALLFIDSIAIILLYERLGQWLRRFPTVRIFIAAAALLTFDQAGFFLALHYVSGAPWEVMFGGWAAKISAAIVFSLFAGAYLHWMERDDIPPVHHASLKDVFHKLTYRERYEDLLERTGRDGLTGVQDRGRFDLVGHQMLEDAKRDKHPVSLLMIDVDHFKSINDEFGHTAGDAVLVRIAEILDGAIRQQDQLFRYGGEEFVVLCDALSPQAASALADRLRNAVALRAGEAIGTEITVSIGVSSTLTDGSDLDTVFRAADARLYRAKRRGRNHVVSDDMQDATETA is encoded by the coding sequence ATGGTTGTTTCCAACAGTATGCTCCTGCTGACGCAGGCCGTTTTCTATTTCGGCGTCATGTCGGCGCTGCTGCACGGCAGGAAGCGCTTCGGGCTGGGACTGTTTCTCTGCGCCCTGGGCGTGATGCATTTTCTGGAAACCTATCTCGCCAGCGTTTTCTACATCGAGCTTCCCTTCGGAATTATCTCGCCCGGCTCCACGGTGCTGTTCTCGGGCAAGCTGCTGATGATCCTGCTGCTCTACATCAAGGAAGACGCGACCGTCGTCCGCCAGCCCATCTACGGATTGCTGATCGGCAATTTCCTGATCGTCGGACTGGTCATGATTCTGCGCAATCACGAGGTGATCAACGTCGTGCCCGACCGCCTGCCGGACATCGACTTCCTCGATGAGATCGGCTGGCTGATGGTCTGGGGCACTGCGCTGCTGTTCATCGATTCCATCGCCATCATCCTGCTCTACGAACGGTTGGGGCAATGGCTCCGCCGCTTTCCCACGGTGCGGATCTTCATTGCCGCCGCCGCCCTGCTGACATTCGATCAGGCCGGATTTTTCCTCGCCCTGCACTATGTATCGGGCGCGCCATGGGAGGTCATGTTCGGCGGCTGGGCGGCGAAAATATCCGCTGCCATCGTCTTCAGCCTGTTCGCGGGCGCCTATCTGCACTGGATGGAACGCGACGATATCCCGCCGGTGCATCACGCAAGCCTGAAGGACGTGTTCCACAAGCTCACCTATCGCGAGCGCTACGAGGATCTGCTGGAGCGCACGGGCCGCGACGGGCTGACCGGCGTGCAGGATCGCGGCCGCTTCGATCTCGTGGGGCACCAGATGCTGGAGGACGCCAAACGCGACAAGCACCCGGTCAGCCTGCTGATGATCGACGTGGATCACTTCAAATCAATCAACGACGAATTCGGCCACACGGCCGGCGACGCGGTGCTGGTGCGGATCGCCGAGATCCTAGATGGCGCGATCCGCCAGCAAGACCAGCTGTTTCGCTATGGCGGCGAGGAATTCGTCGTGTTGTGCGACGCGCTCTCCCCACAAGCCGCCTCGGCGCTGGCCGATCGGCTGCGCAATGCCGTGGCCCTGCGCGCCGGGGAGGCCATCGGCACCGAGATCACCGTCAGCATCGGTGTCTCGAGCACGTTGACCGACGGATCGGATCTCGACACGGTCTTTCGCGCCGCCGACGCGCGTCTGTACCGCGCCAAGCGCCGCGGCCGCAATCATGTCGTGTCCGACGACATGCAAGACGCAACAGAAACCGCGTGA
- the pgsA gene encoding CDP-diacylglycerol--glycerol-3-phosphate 3-phosphatidyltransferase: protein MSASVALSVPNILTYVRILAVPAVAACFHWPTTTTRWIALAIFIAAAITDFFDGYLARIWKQQSALGRMLDPIADKLLVAACLLLLASDGTIGGLSLLAAIIILCREILVSGLREFLAELRVSVPVTTMAKYKTTAQLVALGFLLAGPAGDLVLPGTTMTGLTLLWISALLTLYTGYDYFRAGVSHLIEEQR from the coding sequence ATGTCCGCATCCGTCGCCCTGTCAGTTCCCAATATCCTGACCTATGTCCGTATCCTCGCCGTACCGGCTGTGGCTGCGTGTTTCCATTGGCCAACGACGACCACACGCTGGATCGCCCTGGCGATCTTCATCGCCGCCGCCATCACGGATTTCTTCGACGGTTATCTGGCCCGCATCTGGAAGCAGCAGTCCGCCCTGGGCCGCATGCTGGATCCGATCGCCGACAAGCTTCTGGTCGCCGCCTGCCTGCTGCTGCTTGCCTCCGACGGCACCATCGGCGGCTTGTCACTGCTCGCTGCGATCATCATCCTGTGCCGCGAGATTCTGGTCTCGGGCCTGCGGGAGTTCCTGGCGGAGTTGCGGGTCAGCGTGCCGGTAACGACCATGGCGAAATACAAGACGACGGCGCAGCTTGTGGCGCTCGGCTTCCTGCTGGCCGGTCCCGCCGGCGATCTGGTGCTGCCGGGCACAACGATGACCGGCCTGACGCTGCTCTGGATTTCCGCCTTGCTGACCCTTTATACCGGGTATGATTATTTTCGCGCCGGCGTCAGCCATCTGATCGAGGAACAGCGATGA
- the moaD gene encoding molybdopterin converting factor subunit 1 — translation MKVLYFAWVRERIGTAEEDLDLPESVSTPAELIGWLKTRGPEFESAFERPEIIRVALDQVHVEQDAPLGNPREIALFPPMTGG, via the coding sequence ATGAAAGTGCTCTATTTCGCCTGGGTCCGGGAACGTATCGGAACCGCGGAAGAAGACCTGGACCTGCCCGAGAGCGTGTCCACACCGGCCGAACTGATCGGCTGGCTGAAGACGCGCGGGCCGGAATTCGAGTCCGCCTTCGAACGGCCGGAAATCATCCGCGTCGCTCTTGATCAGGTGCATGTGGAACAGGACGCGCCGCTGGGCAATCCGCGCGAGATCGCCCTGTTCCCGCCGATGACCGGCGGCTGA
- a CDS encoding molybdenum cofactor biosynthesis protein MoaE yields MTSEPHASARRADAPQAPVRISIQAEDFDSAAEIARLAEGRTDVGAVVSFTGLCRDEGGTLEALELEHYPGMAEGEISRIVDDAVARWPLAGVTVIHRHGKIAPGGNIVLVVTASAHRGAAFAAGEFLMDFLKTRAPFWKKEHRRDGTATEWVEAAARDDEATERW; encoded by the coding sequence ATGACATCCGAACCTCACGCATCCGCACGGCGCGCCGACGCACCGCAAGCCCCTGTCAGGATCAGCATCCAGGCAGAGGATTTCGACAGTGCCGCCGAGATCGCCCGGCTGGCCGAGGGCCGCACGGACGTGGGCGCCGTCGTTTCCTTCACCGGGCTGTGCCGGGATGAAGGCGGCACGCTTGAGGCACTTGAGCTTGAGCACTATCCCGGAATGGCGGAAGGCGAGATCAGCCGCATTGTCGACGATGCGGTGGCCCGCTGGCCGCTGGCCGGCGTCACCGTGATCCACCGCCACGGCAAGATCGCGCCGGGCGGCAATATCGTTCTGGTGGTCACGGCCTCCGCCCATCGCGGCGCGGCCTTCGCGGCCGGCGAGTTTCTGATGGACTTCCTGAAGACCCGGGCGCCGTTCTGGAAAAAGGAGCACCGCCGGGACGGCACCGCGACCGAATGGGTCGAGGCGGCGGCGCGCGACGACGAGGCCACCGAGCGCTGGTGA
- a CDS encoding multidrug effflux MFS transporter — protein MSRTTVADAGSHPGLSFVEFVAIIAALMALNALAIDAMLPALPNIARDFGGISVNESQTVLTAYLLGFGGAQLVFGPLSDRFGRRTFILIGLAIYAAASVASVFVTTFDGLLLCRLLQGIGCAAPRVVAISVIRDCYGGRQMARVMSLAMMVFIIVPVIGPGIGQAVILMAPWRWIFGLLTFGGVSMLVWTSLRLPETLDVDKRRPLSVRTVAASYAEALTTRVSLGYMLGATLLFGGMFGFLNSAQQIFVDTYDTGNAFPLVFALVALAVAASSFMNAKLVGRLGMRPLSHWALLALIAAFAVHGGLAYAHLDTVYSFVVLMGIGMFCFGILMANFNALAMEPLGHIAGTASAAIGFVSTTGGALIGYMIGQAYDGSVLPLMIGFGGTGLIALVVVLITESGKLFQHGEAAPEHP, from the coding sequence ATGAGTCGTACTACCGTGGCGGATGCCGGTTCGCATCCCGGACTGTCGTTTGTCGAATTCGTGGCGATCATCGCCGCGCTGATGGCATTGAATGCCCTGGCCATCGACGCCATGCTGCCGGCGCTGCCCAACATCGCCCGCGATTTCGGCGGCATCAGCGTCAACGAGAGCCAGACGGTGCTGACCGCCTATCTGCTCGGCTTCGGCGGCGCCCAACTGGTGTTCGGCCCCCTTTCCGACCGCTTCGGCCGCCGCACCTTCATCCTGATCGGCCTGGCCATCTACGCGGCCGCAAGCGTAGCCTCAGTGTTCGTGACGACGTTTGACGGGTTGCTGCTGTGCCGTTTGCTGCAGGGCATCGGCTGCGCCGCGCCGCGCGTCGTCGCCATCTCCGTCATCCGTGATTGCTATGGCGGCCGTCAGATGGCCCGCGTCATGTCGCTCGCCATGATGGTGTTCATCATCGTGCCGGTGATCGGTCCGGGGATCGGTCAGGCGGTCATCCTGATGGCCCCGTGGCGCTGGATATTTGGTCTGCTGACCTTCGGCGGCGTCTCCATGCTCGTGTGGACCAGCCTGCGCCTGCCGGAAACGCTGGACGTCGACAAGCGCCGGCCGCTGTCAGTGCGCACCGTCGCCGCGTCCTACGCGGAGGCGCTGACCACCCGCGTATCGCTCGGCTACATGCTCGGCGCCACCTTGCTGTTTGGCGGGATGTTCGGGTTCCTCAATTCCGCCCAGCAGATTTTCGTCGATACCTACGACACCGGCAACGCCTTCCCTTTGGTCTTCGCGCTGGTGGCGCTGGCGGTGGCGGCCTCGTCGTTCATGAACGCCAAGCTCGTGGGCCGTCTCGGCATGCGGCCGCTGTCGCATTGGGCGCTGCTGGCGCTGATCGCCGCCTTCGCGGTCCACGGGGGGCTGGCTTACGCGCACCTGGATACGGTCTATTCCTTCGTGGTGCTGATGGGCATCGGCATGTTCTGCTTCGGCATCCTGATGGCGAACTTCAACGCGCTGGCGATGGAACCGCTCGGCCATATTGCGGGCACCGCATCGGCAGCCATCGGCTTTGTCTCGACCACCGGCGGCGCGCTGATCGGCTACATGATCGGCCAGGCGTACGACGGCTCCGTGCTGCCGCTGATGATCGGCTTCGGAGGGACCGGCCTCATCGCGCTCGTGGTCGTGCTCATCACCGAAAGCGGCAAGCTGTTCCAGCACGGTGAAGCGGCGCCAGAGCACCCCTGA
- a CDS encoding SDR family oxidoreductase — MIAVTGATGQLGRHVIEELLQRMPAGDIVAAVRDPAKAADLAARGVVVREADYSRPETLRPALRGADKLLLISSSEVGQRASQHRAVIDAALAENIGLVAYTSVLHADTSLLTLAIEHRDTEAALRDSGLPHVLLRNGWYTENYLAALPAVLLHGAVIGAAGEGRIASAARQDYARAAATVLTSPEQQAGRVYELAGDDSYTLADLAAEIAAQSRKPIVYMDLSESDYTAALVSAGVPAAFAVILAQSDVSASQGALFDDSRAMSTLIGAATTPLATSVAHALAA; from the coding sequence ATGATAGCCGTCACGGGCGCCACGGGCCAACTTGGCCGTCATGTAATTGAGGAACTGCTCCAGCGGATGCCCGCGGGAGACATCGTTGCCGCTGTGCGCGATCCCGCGAAGGCCGCGGATTTGGCCGCCAGGGGCGTTGTCGTTCGTGAAGCGGATTATTCGCGACCGGAGACCTTGCGGCCGGCACTGCGCGGCGCCGACAAGCTGCTGCTGATCTCCTCAAGCGAAGTGGGGCAGCGCGCCAGCCAGCATCGTGCGGTAATCGATGCGGCTCTCGCCGAGAATATTGGGCTTGTCGCCTACACCAGCGTCCTGCACGCGGACACGTCGCTCCTGACCCTGGCGATTGAGCACCGGGACACGGAAGCCGCCCTGCGTGACTCGGGGTTGCCGCACGTATTGCTGCGCAACGGCTGGTACACGGAAAACTATCTTGCCGCGCTGCCGGCGGTGCTCCTCCATGGCGCGGTGATCGGCGCCGCGGGTGAGGGGCGCATCGCGTCCGCCGCGCGTCAGGATTATGCGCGGGCCGCCGCCACAGTGCTGACCAGCCCGGAGCAGCAGGCGGGCCGCGTCTATGAATTGGCGGGGGACGACAGCTATACGCTCGCGGATCTCGCGGCGGAGATTGCGGCGCAGTCCCGAAAGCCCATCGTCTACATGGATCTGTCCGAATCCGATTACACAGCCGCTTTGGTCTCGGCCGGCGTGCCGGCGGCGTTTGCGGTAATCCTGGCGCAATCGGATGTCAGCGCCTCGCAGGGCGCGCTGTTCGATGACTCGCGCGCGATGAGTACTTTGATCGGTGCGGCGACCACGCCATTGGCAACGTCGGTCGCGCATGCGCTTGCCGCCTGA
- a CDS encoding helix-turn-helix domain-containing protein, translating to MSAPTRLKIPDTGSSATENRADGLAAALHRGEVFASDCPSRAVLKRMTSRWGVLIMVALLSGTHRFSELRRKINGVSEKMLSQTLQWLEDDGFVRRTSYPVVPPHVEYDLTPLGREAAAKLEDLVDWIEDSLPRILAARPKN from the coding sequence ATGTCCGCTCCGACACGTCTCAAAATCCCAGACACCGGATCTTCCGCCACAGAAAACCGGGCAGACGGACTGGCAGCGGCTCTGCATCGTGGAGAGGTTTTCGCGTCGGATTGCCCGTCGCGCGCCGTGCTGAAACGCATGACGAGCCGGTGGGGCGTGCTGATCATGGTGGCCCTGCTGTCGGGAACGCATCGCTTCAGCGAATTGCGCCGGAAGATCAATGGGGTCAGCGAAAAGATGCTGTCCCAAACACTGCAATGGCTTGAGGATGACGGGTTCGTGCGCCGAACGTCATATCCGGTTGTCCCGCCGCACGTCGAATACGACCTGACGCCACTGGGCCGCGAAGCGGCCGCAAAGCTCGAGGATCTGGTCGACTGGATCGAGGACAGCCTGCCGCGCATTCTGGCGGCGCGCCCGAAGAATTGA